DNA from Strix aluco isolate bStrAlu1 chromosome 26, bStrAlu1.hap1, whole genome shotgun sequence:
GCTGCAGAGAGGATCTCGTTCATTTGAACTTGGCGCAAGTCCTGGCTTGGGTTTGGGCTGGTTTCCTTCGCTGGCTTTGGTTCTGCCCTGGGATTGACACTTGGTACCAGCACTCTCTCAAATCAACGTTGTGAGAGAGACACTGGCTATTGCTGTTGAGGTTCGTTCACCAAATACTCACCCAAGGAGGGAGAACCCAGCTCCCATCTGCAAACAGGCACGAGCCATTCGTTAACAGCACGTAAATCATAGGATCAGAGAAtcccaggatggtttgggttggaagggacctgatcCAAttccttccactagcccaggttgcccaaagccccatccaacctggccttgaacccttccagggagggggcagccacagcttctctgggcaacctgtgccagggcctcaccaccctcatggtaaaaaatttcttccttatgtccagtctaaacctaccctcttccAGCTTAAAactgttgtctcttgtcctgtcactacaggccctcgTAAAATGTCTCTCTCCATGTTCCATATAGGCCCCCTTTACATACTgaaaggccgctctaaggtctccccagagccttccccttctccaggctgaacagccccaactctctcagacatCTTCATGGCTTCACACAACATACACAACTCCAGCCAAGAGACCCACCGCAGTGGCAGGGGCCGACAGGTGTTTAAGTCACCCCagaatccatttttttccttttcccagggATAAAACTAGTTGCTGGACTATGGCTGGGGAAAAGCTGGGCTCcatggaggaggaggggagcagaaCATAGAGGAAACCAGAACAACTGAAAATGCCCAAGTGTTTTGCCTTGTCTCCTTCATTTGAGCCAAAGGCATTCTGAGTTTGGATTTCACAGTTAGTTCACAGatagttttaaatacaaattttctcTGAAGCAGCCAATGCTTCTGTCCTATAAGACCTATTCCAGATCTTCCCTCTAGCCAGGTGAGAGCAGATGCTCCTGGATCAAACAGCACAGGGACACTGGGCAAAGACTTAAACTCCCTCCCCAGCCGATGAGTTTTTCTTCTCCAGTCAGAAGCGTTTTGTCCAGTTGCACAACTACTCTCTGCTGCAagtgatttcacagaatcacagaatcatcgaggttggaaaagaccttgaagatcatccagtccaaccattgacccaacactgacagttcccaactccaccagatccctcagcgctgggtcaacccgactcttaaacacctccagggatggggactccaccacctccctgggcagcccattccaacacccgactacccgttctggaaagaaatacttcctaatatctagtctaaaccttccctggtgcaacttgaggccattacctcttgtcttatcactcattacttggctcaagaggctcatcccccctctctgcaccctcctttcaggcagttgcagagggccatgaggtctcccctcagcctcctcttctccagactaaacccccccagttccctcagccgctccccatcagacctgtgctccagaccctgcaccagctccgttgcccttctctggacacgctcgagtcattcaatggcctttttggagtgaggggcccaaaactgaacacagtaactgAACACATTTCATTCATTTCCAAAAATCATCAGGGATTTTCTTCCTAACCTCCACACCTCCTGCAAAAGGGAAACGACAGTACTTTTGGCTTCTAGCTCTGCTGGACTCTGGCAGTTCACCTGTCACACGCCTGTAGCACGACCAGCCCCAGAAGTGCACCGCGGGCTACACCGTGCCCCTGAGCTGAGCAGGACAGCGGGTTTTGCCCCAGCACTAACGCCAGAAGCAGATGCCCTGGGTCCAGCAGCAGCCCCACGATGCACGCCCAGGGATGAACTGCTTTTCCAAAGCCAGGTCACTTCACCACTCCCAGGTAACAAAAATGCCACGACTCGCAGCTCCTGTGGCACCCGGAGTCAACCAGCCCGCGAGCTCACCGGTGTCAGCCCCGGCTGCACGTGCAGCTCTCCCAGCCGGCCCCGCGTCCCCGGGAACTCAGCAGCAGCATCCaaaggccaggccaggccagcgCAGCAAACCGGGCTCCCCTCTGACGGGCAGCGAGCGCAGTTCAAGCTTGAAATATCGCGGGTCCTTCAGCAACACGTTCACCACAAACGCCGTGCTTCCTCCTGGGAGAAGCCACACGCCCGACAGGCAGGGTGAAAAATGTTCctcaattaatattaaaaactcTTGAAGTGCTTCTattaacaaatgcaaaacaattcCCAGAAGGTAGTTTTCAGCTTTGCATTTGTGTATCATGACTAAGGGGACAGAAATACACCGCAACAGCTGCCCCCAGCACACTGCCTCCCCGAACAAGGTGGGTCTGTGCCGGGAAACAGGAAACACACATCGGTTATCTCCACCCTGGTACCTCACCAGTACCCACCGCGCTCTTTCCTTCGTCTTCTCAGCTGTGCTTTgaaaacagtttaaagaaaaacttgTTCTACATGATGTAATTCATCTGAGCTTCAGCTAAACTACTTCTGGTGGCAGAAATGACCCCGGCTGTATTTGGAACACTGATACAACACGTAGCTTTCTTCAGGAGCACAATTATTTCTTAGCATCCAGACATTCGCTTCAGTTTGACCTTTGAAAGCCATTTACTTcaaaagctaaggaaaaaataagtatAGTTAAAGAAAATCTTACAGCATGAGCTGTGTTTTTATGTAgatagttttcttctttctagagCCACACACACATGCAAGATTACCCAAGTTAAAATTTTATTGGAAACATTCAAAAGCTCTAGTAACAAGATCAGTCATAGTACAAATATAGATTTAAACGCATAAATGAAACCAATTAAAAATCTATTCATGATTACTGTACATTAGTGGAATATACTGATGGCTACCCACTTTGTGAATGAAATGGAATGGAAGCTGAGTTAGGAGAAGCAGCTCTGGAAACAAAAGACAATCTGCCCAGATTAGAAAGAGGTTCTTCTGTCTAACACAGGCATCCTCGCAGGAGACAAAAACAAACTGAAGGTGCTGAAGCTTTGTGGGAATTCAGCTTTCCCACATGTTTATGCTTTCCGTTACATGGTCACAGCACACAATCGAGTCCAGTTAACAGAATCCTGTACGTTCTGCTTGTCCTTGAATTCCAAGGTGGAGGCACTCACAGAGTAACTGGGACTTTCAGAGGCTAGAAAGAGCAAAGATCACCTTCCACGTCACAAAGCTCGGCAGGAGAACTTGAAACACCGACAAGCATTTGCTTAGAACTAAATCCAGCTGGAAGTAACTTCACTCAGCATCCGTTGACTTATAGTGATCATCATCCACAGTGGAGTAGATGTGTCCCTCGCTGCTAAGGAACTCAACGGCTTGccttggaagaaaaaagaaaaagcagtggcTCCCTAGTTCTTACCAACACCTTTCTCTCGGGGATTTCCCACGTGCAGACCCCATCCTTACTGTCCCCTTCAGGCATCTGCCAAGGGAAGCTGCCGCTGGCTCTACCCTGGGAGCAGTTTCAGTGCTGCTCCAGCAGTACAGAGTTCCTCCAAAGCTATGGCAATGCACTGCCCCCCGCCGAGGGGAAGGCCACCACTCGGTACTGCCCAGGTCAAAGGAGTACCTGCCACTCTGCTTCAAAGGCAAGAGGAAGATAATGGACCTTAATTACTGTTTTTCTAAGTCTCACGGAGGAGAAGCTATAAGAGACAACaaagaggagaacagaaagagTCTATTCCTGAGTTTTGACGAGTGCGCAGTGAGTAAGGTGGTCCTTGACTGGGATAAAATACTGCTGAGGCACTGCAGTACTCCCAGGGACCTGTTACTTTGCTACTGAACTGTTAAACAGCTTCTCGTTAAAACAGGGAGAGAAGCATTTTGTCACCCCTTCACTGACGACACCTCACTGAAAGCTTCAGCAGCTCTAGCTCACTACTGCATCCTACTGGGAACAGCTGAAATTACTAGCGTGGTTCCACAAGAGAGGATCTGGGCTTGCCCActattttcctctctgcctccttttATCAGACTCCAGGAAGGACTCCCTGGACTTCCAGAATATCCTTCGCTTCTACACACTTACTTGATTGTTGACATGCTCATATTCTGGAGCTGAAGTTTCAGCTCTTGAAGACTCATACCTTCTGGGACAGGGCAGTTTTTAATCAAGTTCAGCACCTGGAAAACCAAGAGCCACCATTAGCACCCAGCTGAGCTTCTCTACCATGGACAGACAGCACGGTTGAGGAAGAACTATCTGTCCTCAGAGTAACCGAGCTGGTGTTTCTGTGTCCTACCTCACAccgcagcagcccctgctgcaaCCACTgtgctcctggagaagctgcctgcacccacctgACTCTGATGCGCCGTGAGCCCGTTCACCGGCAGGCTGCCACCTCCTCCATAGCCCCCCAGCTCACCTATCCCACCGGAGGAAAACGACTGGGGCACTCTTGATGCTGACTGAAATTACAAGAGTAAAACTGCTGCGGTTACACAGGCTGCTGCAAGCCCACAGCATTAAAGACTTGGTGTTGTTTCAGagaaacagtaattaaaaatagattCCCAGAAGAAACCACTGGAAATGGATGGCAACACCATCTCTCTCCAAGGAAGCCAGGACTCATTACACCTCCACTGTAGCCCTCCAGCAGCTTCAAGCCTTCCAGCCCCACAGCACATACACAATTTCCCCAATGAACCAAGAGGTTCCTCTCTTTGGGATATAACCAGTAACCCAGTAAGGGCCAGGGTGGAATCAGGATCTTACCAAGTACGTACCATAAGATTTTTTCTGAGGATCATATGTGCATTGACAATCTCTAGTATGTGTGTGGTGAACTCATTCATATTTTCCAGAGGCATGATCTTAAATGCCACCaagcttttcttattctttcagagaaaaaaaaaaaaaagcaaaggaaaaaagttaatatCACAGGAGCAGGAACATGCTTAACAGCCAATCCAACCATTCTCTCCAGGAACAGGGATAGTGGTGGGTAGGGAGCTTGTCTGCATCTAACTAGTCCAAAACTTTCTGACTTACACTTTCATATGTGATTTTGCAAGACAATGCAGAGAGCAGAACTTCTCTTTCTAATCAGCTGGTAATTAACTACACTTTGCTTTGATGCATGCACtattatttgaatatttattcaCATATTTAGTTATAATATTTAGTTATGAGACAACCACATCACAGAATACACTACAAGAAACATCCCCATTAACCAGAACCTGGTCTAAGCTCTACAGTACAAACACCCAAGAACCTGGTGGCCGGTAATTCTGTTCCACTGAAAACAACGTACTGACGAGGAGTGGCATTTTAAATGGGTCCTCCGTCCTTTGCCTTTAGGAACAATTAAAGTGTTATTCAAGGATGGCCACAATCAAGTGGATATTCTGAAGGGAGCCCACTAACACTGTGCCCGATCACCAACCCCTCACACCACCGCTCCAGCCTGGGGGCTTGGCCAGACACGGGCAACTCACCTGGAAAGACCGAAGATGACCAGCTACTTTTACATAAGTTCCTGGAGGTACCACAACATTCTCGCCACCTGCCTCCtaccagagaggaaaaggagaaaggaaggtttTGCTGATTCACATTTCCATTTCTCAATTCTCACAATAAATGACTTAGGAAGGAGGCTTCTCTCAAGCAAACACAAACAGCATGCCTTCCTACGTCCAGTAAGAGCAGTCAGGTAAACAtaaccagaaatgaaaaatagagaaaggaaGTATTTGCTCATTTGAACACACTGTACACTTGACAGCAAAGCCAGCTGTCTGCTCTGCTGTCCACTTCGGAGAGATTTTCACTGAGCAACAAGAGCAAAGAACCCTCAAATTGTAAAAAAGTTGGCGTTCAACCATGTAACTTAGCTAGGGGAATGGAAGCAGGCCAGAACCTTTCTGAAGTGATGACAAACTTGCAATTAAGCCAACTGAATGTCTGCCTAATTACTCTCGCTAAATTGTTCAACTGAACTCAGCCGTTTGCCTTCAGATACATGTTACAATAACACGGGCTAGCTTTAAAGGCCTGCTATACCAGCATGAATGAAGGTCAGCAGCACTTCAGGAGTCAGGAATCAGAAAACAAGACAACGTTCATTCGTATGTATCTTCACCTCAATCACTGAGCCACATACAAAATCTCTGTTCACTCTCCTTGGATTTCTACACTGAAGGGCTGAGCATGCATCTCGGTTCAGCTATGAAGTAACGGCTGAGTTTCAGCACCTAAACTCTAAAAAATTATGCAAAGTGATTCAATGCAGTCTCATGTATGAATTACAAAACAGCAGAAGAGTCACATCCAGCACCAGTGATCTCTGCTACAGCAGCATCTCCCTTGGATTTCAGAGACATGTTATCcctaaaacatttttcagaaaagccacATCTTTTTGATAAAaaagtcctgcgaggagcagggagttggatttgctgatccttatgggtcccttccaacttgagatattctatgattctgtaactTTTCTCTCTCCACCGCTCCCAAAAGCTTTTAAGGGAACGTGTTGATAACAAGTCTGATGCTTACATCAGTATCAACCCACTGCCTGACATCCATCGGGGCTGCCGTCATGTCGTCCACTTTGTAGAGAATGTTTGTCGGTGCTTTCTCGGCGTGTCGAATGATCCCCATAACGGTGACCTGCGGTGGAAGAGGGAAGAGTTTATCCGGGAAGGCCCCGGGAAACCCGCCTGTTTTACCCGCAGCTTTCCCCCGGCGCCCACCTGGGAGATCTCCACATCGTGGATCCGGAAGGTCTCGTCGACCTGCTCGGCCGCCAGCAGCTGCGACACGGTGCAGGGCACGATGTTCTGGGAGCGGATTCTCTGCAAGGGCCGGCGGGGCGGTCAGCGGGGCCGGGGAGCCGCCGCCCCTctgccccccgccgcggcccagCGCCCCGAGACCGGCCGAGGCCCCGCTCCCGGCCTACCTGCTTCTTCTCCGCCTGCGTGCCGGCGAGGGAGGCGAAGCCGCCCGGGGACTGCGTGTAGCCGCCCGCGGGCCCCGAGCTGCCCACGGTGCCGTACCCGCCGTCGAAGGTCcctgagggggaagagggagagcccgTGAGGCGGCGGCAGTGATGCGCCCTCCGGCCCTGCCACCACCGCCATCATGGAGCGCGGCGGCGGCctcggcccccccccgcccccagcggCCTCGGGCGCCGCACACGGGTCCCGGGCGCCGACCCAACCCgacccagcccggcccggcccggcccggcccccggctcggccgccccccgcccgcacCGTGCCCGCTCCACATGGCGGCGGCCGAACGTCGGGCGCCAGCCGGCCCACGCGCACCGCCCCTCCTCGCGCCGCCGGCTCCTGCCCAATCCGTGGGCGCCGTTCCGCCGAGCGGCAGCCAATCGCAGCCCTCCGCCTTCCGCCTCCTTCCAATAGGGGGAAGCCGCCGCGAAGCTGCCAGCGCCGTTTTGAGTGCGGGCGCTGCCCGGCCGCGCGGAGCCGAGGGGGATGGagtgggcggggcgggggggcggggcggggcggggccgggaaGCCcgacccagcccagcccagcccagcccagcccagcccagccgagcccagccgagcccagccgagcccagccgctGGCCGACATGCAGCCCGTCATGCAGCCCGTCGCGCTCCTCCTGCTGTGCCCGCTGGCCGCGGCCCTGTCAGGTAAGGGGGGGCAGCGTGCCCCGCtccccgggcgggcggggggcccCGGGCGGTGCCCGGCGGCAgctccgcgccccccgccccgctgagCCCCGGCTCTCCCGGCGGCGGCAGGGCGCTTCTGGCACGTCACCGACCTCCACTGGGACCCTGACTACGACGCGGCGGCCGGTGCCGGGCAGGTGTGTCCCTCGGGCGGCTCCCGGGCCGTGCCCGCCGCCGGGCCCTGGGGCAGTTACCTCTGCGATGCGCCCTGGGCCCTGCTCACCTCCGCCGTCCGCGCCATGAGGAACCGCCTGCAGCGGCCGGACTTCGTCCTCTGGACCGGGTGAGGATGGGCCGGGGTCCCGCCCAGAGGGGGATCCGCTGCCCGGCCGCCCCCCAgcagcggcggccgcggggctctGCCCGCCTCCGGGGCTCTCCTCAGCTGAGCCTCCCCGCCCTGGCGCTGAGGGCCGGTGTCTGCCTcctgagagctgctgctgaggggagacACCGAACATGGCAGCGGGCGGGGCTCTGGGGCTTGGcggctcctgcctgctctgggggTGCCGGGGTTTGGATGGGAGAAGGGGCAGCCCGAGGGCGTGAGGAGCTGGTGGGGATCCAGGGCTCTTCACATGGGAACCCTCTGGGAGAGGTGAGGTGAGGGTCTGCCTTAGAATGTAAAATGGAGGCTCGGGGGAGAGCGGAACCACAACAAGGCCAGCAAGAGCCCGCCAGCAAGCTCCAGCAGTGAGAAACAGGTAAGGAAAAGATCACAGTTCAtcatccttccttttcttttaattgttgcCAACCCTGTCTGACTTCACACAAACTCCGAGTACCTGACATGCTCTTCCTGTTGGTGCAC
Protein-coding regions in this window:
- the RPA2 gene encoding replication protein A 32 kDa subunit: MWSGHGTFDGGYGTVGSSGPAGGYTQSPGGFASLAGTQAEKKQRIRSQNIVPCTVSQLLAAEQVDETFRIHDVEISQVTVMGIIRHAEKAPTNILYKVDDMTAAPMDVRQWVDTDEAGGENVVVPPGTYVKVAGHLRSFQNKKSLVAFKIMPLENMNEFTTHILEIVNAHMILRKNLMSASRVPQSFSSGGIGELGGYGGGGSLPVNGLTAHQSQVLNLIKNCPVPEGMSLQELKLQLQNMSMSTIKQAVEFLSSEGHIYSTVDDDHYKSTDAE